One Manduca sexta isolate Smith_Timp_Sample1 chromosome 26, JHU_Msex_v1.0, whole genome shotgun sequence genomic region harbors:
- the LOC115449900 gene encoding ubiquitin carboxyl-terminal hydrolase, producing the protein MSVVVPMESNPETMNKYLHKLGVSEKWRMVDVIGLEGEALQWVPRPVLAVILLLPLSDAYEQNRCEKENDFLNKRQETPKDMFHLKQVLSNVCGTIALVHSVANNTHHIDLDDGLLKTYLKDAQGLDASAKGALLENSVAILEAYKDIIDEEEGDAEETVNNHFVTFVHKDGALYELDGRKSFPVNHGPTTSETLLEDAAKICRDFIAREPENIGFNVVALVPTQ; encoded by the coding sequence ATGTCTGTCGTGGTGCCAATGGAGTCGAACCCTGAGACTATGAACAAGTATTTGCATAAGCTTGGCGTTTCTGAAAAATGGCGTATGGTTGACGTGATTGGCCTCGAAGGGGAGGCCTTGCAGTGGGTCCCTCGGCCCGTGCTGGCTGTCATACTCCTACTGCCGCTCTCAGACGCGTACGAGCAAAACCGATGCGAGAAGGAAAACGATTTTTTGAACAAACGCCAGGAAACACCTAAGGATATGTTCCACTTGAAGCAGGTGCTAAGTAATGTTTGCGGAACTATCGCTTTGGTTCACAGCGTCGCGAATAACACCCACCACATCGATTTGGACGATGGGCTGCTGAAGACATACCTTAAAGATGCGCAAGGCCTGGATGCTTCTGCAAAAGGAGCGCTCCTTGAAAATTCTGTTGCAATACTAGAAGCTTACAAGGACATTATTGACGAGGAAGAGGGGGACGCTGAGGAAACTGTAAACAACCATTTCGTTACGTTCGTTCACAAGGATGGCGCACTGTACGAGTTGGACGGCCGAAAATCGTTCCCTGTTAACCACGGGCCGACCACTTCGGAGACGCTTCTGGAAGATGCTGCCAAGATCTGTCGTGATTTTATCGCCCGCGAGCCCGAGAACATCGGCTTCAACGTCGTGGCACTCGTCCCGACccaataa